A stretch of Cynocephalus volans isolate mCynVol1 chromosome 9, mCynVol1.pri, whole genome shotgun sequence DNA encodes these proteins:
- the LOC134386429 gene encoding thymosin beta-4-like, with amino-acid sequence MSDKPEMAEIEKFDKSILKTEKQEKNPLPSKEMIEQGKQAGES; translated from the coding sequence ATGTCTGACAAACCCGAGATGGCTGAGATCGAGAAATTCGATAAGTCGATATTGAAgacagaaaagcaagagaaaaatccaCTGCCTTCCAAGGAAATGATCGAACAGGGGAAGCAAGCAGGCGAGTCGTAG